One Ignavibacteria bacterium genomic window carries:
- a CDS encoding NADH-quinone oxidoreductase subunit J, giving the protein MSFEKILLPDILFIIFAVVAVFSAIMMVTRRSPVTSAIYLIVNFLMVAGIYLLLNAQFLAIIQILVYMGAIMVLFLFVILLLNLQDEKKLIEKITYTKISGILLSILLVCLLGYTVYYGFYGKYPALSPNSVDIGTAQTLGKSLIVNYSFPFEIAGFLLLAAVVGAVVLAKKKFE; this is encoded by the coding sequence ATGTCATTCGAGAAAATTCTATTACCGGATATTTTATTCATTATTTTTGCCGTTGTAGCGGTTTTTTCCGCAATTATGATGGTTACAAGAAGAAGCCCGGTGACAAGCGCAATATATCTTATCGTGAATTTTCTTATGGTTGCGGGAATATATCTTTTGCTTAACGCGCAATTCCTGGCAATAATTCAGATATTGGTATATATGGGTGCGATTATGGTGCTGTTTCTCTTTGTTATACTTCTTCTTAATCTTCAGGATGAAAAAAAGCTCATCGAAAAAATTACTTATACAAAGATTTCAGGCATTCTTTTATCCATACTGCTTGTCTGTTTGCTGGGTTATACTGTATACTACGGATTTTATGGAAAATATCCCGCTTTGAGTCCTAATTCTGTTGACATCGGAACTGCGCAGACTTTAGGAAAAAGCTTAATTGTGAATTATTCATTCCCGTTTGAGATTGCCGGCTTTCTGCTTCTTGCCGCCGTTGTCGGTGCTGTTGTTCTTGCTAAAAAGAAATTCGAATAA